The following is a genomic window from Paralichthys olivaceus isolate ysfri-2021 chromosome 3, ASM2471397v2, whole genome shotgun sequence.
CGACCCGCTTCTTGATGCCgatctgcagcttcttcttctcggCTCCGCTCACCGCCGCCGGGCTCAGAGAGAGCAGCGTCACCGCGAACAGCACCAACACCCGCATGGCTGCAGCCCGGTTCGTCCCTAAGGTCTCCGGGTCACTCGACACTCTGACGCTCGAAGCTGTGCCCGGTTCTTCGCTCGAGTCTCCGGGTCTCTTTAAACTCTGAAGCTCGGCGAGAGGAAGAAAACCTGCAGGAGCGGAAGTGACAGGGAGATCTGAGGCCGGAAGCGGAAGTACATTTGGTGTTACCGGATAAGAACGTCCGGAAAATGGGAACCTCGTTTGAGATTTGTTCCCACCAGAAACCAACATTTTGATTGTATTTAAATTAACACTCAAGAATTTTATggatgataataattataataataataataatgctctTTATTTGTACGGCACCTGTCATACTAGAAATGcttaaaagtaaatataatgttaaaacagaaaagaaggaaagtgataaaaaatataAGAGCGCAGGAgtttaatgaaaaaaagagaaatataaagacaagtggagaaaaaaaatacagttaatgATTTAATCTCAAAAAGGAGTGAGGAGTACACATTTATATAATCTCAGCCCTTCTCCATAAATCATTAGTTAAtaattatatatgtgtatatacatacacatatataattataattataccTACATTCCCAAAATCAACTAATAACAGATTTGCATTGTTATTTATAGAAAATAGAGAGGAAGATaagaaacaataaatatgaagtgaacaaataaagaaactgtTCCTCTGAGAACACCTCATGATTAAATAATGTTTGTAAAactgtacatttttatatatatatatatatatatatataaatatataataaaaatccAGAAACATGACAAATGAGTGAACCAATGAACGAGCTCATTTCACGTCACGTGACATCTGCCGTCCTCTCGCGTGAACTGGGACGTGACGCTGCCGTCAGTGCGCGATGACCTCACAGATCTCCAGCTGTGACCTCATCAGCTGCTTGTGAGTcaacttctctctgtcttcaaaCTTCTCCCGCAGCTCACGCGACAGAATCAACCATCACAGGTCGATGTGCGTGTCTCTGACTGTTCACGTCGTTTTTTCCCCGCAGAGCCGAGAACCCCGCAGTGTGGACGCGGGCTGCTAACGCTTAGCTAGCCAAGCTAACGCCCGCCGCCATGCTGTCCCGCTTGTTGTTCTCCCTCATCAACAACCTCCGCGTCGTGGAGAAGTTGGCGGAGTCTCGGCCGATCCGCAGGGCGGCGCAGATCACCGCCTACGCCATCACCAAGGCTCAGATGGCCGGCCGGGACGCCTCGGAGCGGGCCATGCGGTCGCAGACGCTGCGGCAGGTCCGGGAGGAGGCCGGCAGGGTCCCCGGGGACCTGGGCGAGGTGGGCAGCCGCCTGAGGAGGGTCCGGGAGACGTTCGTGAACGAGGtgaaggagggatggaaggaCGGCTCCAGGCAGGTCAAGAAGTAAAGAGGACACCCTGGGTGAGGAAGTGACAGACTTAATGACTGCAAACGTCACTTCTTTAACCTGAGTGTGTTCCTGAGAAACTCCCTGCTGGAGAAATCCAGAATCTACCTGTGAATCTAATGATCAGTCACATGAAATCTGTGTCCAAACAGTTTATGGCATTCACTGTATTCACCTCTGAAAACACACGGACGTCTGCTGCGTGCACTGGGTGTTTTAGACATCCTGTGGGGAACCTAGGAGCTGACTCAGAAAGTTATGTGCAGGAAGTTATTTCAACATATAGACCAGACCTCTGGAGCTGCACTGTCTGAATAACCCCATAGTAACGTCCTGGTGACAGTTTAGTCATTAACCGATGTGCCGAGCACTCGATCATCTGTGACACCAATCCTCCCCGggaccttcatttccttcatttgACATTGGGTTGTCAGTGGGAATCTTTTATCAGCTGTATATGTGTATTCAGAGGGATATAATTATCATTGACAATGAAGTCATCATTTAGTTCTGgttgtataaataaagatgattatTTATAACGAAGCACTTTGACTGCTGTTTGTATCTGTTGGTATCGTATGTTTTCAGAATCTCCCAAGTCGTTCTGATGAATCTGTAAGACAAGACTTTAAAGTCCTCCTCCactcaaaaatgtgttttgggaTCTTACCTTAATTTTGCAGAATGACGTGCAGGATTTGACCCTAAGACCTATTTCCACAACTgttgatttctgtgttttctggagCAGCGTTTTGAGTTTGAAGCTATTCATGGTCTAATATTCACATCACTCTACACAGTTCCTCTCCCTCGAGATGTAACTCACAGTTCCTTTGCTTTAGCAACTCTTACAGGACAATAGTATGTTACAACATGTATATGAGTAGAGATAACTGTGCACCAGCAGATTCAGCTGGTTGTTGTTTGTAGACCCAGATACTTTACTCTTACTGAAAGAGGCAGTGGTAAgtgtcacattaaaaaaaagagaaagctaAAATATAAAGCCACATTcctaaatcaataaatcaaaatatgAGTAAATTTCTTGTCAAacaactattttatttttctttacatctgTTGGATGAGTTTAACGTCTGACAAATAACTGCACCATGATGAAAATCCTCATAAATCATGATCTGAGTCTTAAAACAGTGGGACATTACACCataaatattaaacaaagaaaagttcAACAGAGTGAATTTTGCAGcataaactttatttcatttgtagATAGCAGAGAAAA
Proteins encoded in this region:
- the LOC109636688 gene encoding protein NCBP2AS2-like, whose product is MLSRLLFSLINNLRVVEKLAESRPIRRAAQITAYAITKAQMAGRDASERAMRSQTLRQVREEAGRVPGDLGEVGSRLRRVRETFVNEVKEGWKDGSRQVKK